From the genome of Lasioglossum baleicum chromosome 13, iyLasBale1, whole genome shotgun sequence, one region includes:
- the LOC143214924 gene encoding U-scoloptoxin(01)-Er1a-like has protein sequence MFAPFALIAILSTAVFAGHYYNEDGTPYDPYHNLHLPHNPPLYPTYHRVPRTGFSCYGLENQLWADLSSQCQAYHLCHDGNLISSHLCVNGTLFNQQFQVCDQFYNVRCGSLYGDL, from the exons TATTGTCGACGGCCGTCTTCGCTGGTCATTACTACAACGAGGATGGGACACCATACGATCCCTATCATAATTTACACCTACCCCACAATCCACCACTTTATCCAACGTATCATAGGGTACCTCGTACCGGATTCTCTTGTTACGGTTTGGAGAACCAGTTGTGGGCAGATCTCAGCTCGCAGTGCCAA GCGTATCATCTGTGCCACGATGGAAACTTGATCTCCAGCCATCTTTGTGTAAACGGAACTCTTTTCAATCAACAGTTCCAAGTCTGCGATCAATTTTACAACGTCAGATGCGGAAGCCTGTACGGCGATCTATAA